A region of the Spirochaeta isovalerica genome:
ATTCCGGTCATTCCTTCTAAATCTATGTGATACAATATGGTTAATTTTGCATAACCAAGGATTAAAAATATAATGAAATATGAAATAAGAAATGCTCTGGAAAGCGATGCCTCTCAGATCCTTCAATTTATAAAAGAACTGGCAGATTACGAAAAAGCGCCCGATCAGGTTTCTGCAACCGTGGAAGATATACGGACTTCTCTGTTCGGAGACGGTGCAACGGCCCATGCCCTTATTTGCGAATCGGAAAAGGACGCGGTTGGTTTTGCTGTATATTTCTACAATTATTCGACATGGCAGGGGAAGCGGGGATTATACCTCGAAGATCTGTATATTACACCGGAATACCGGGGAAAAGGAGCCGGCGGTGCCCTGTTGAAATATCTTGCACGAAAAGCCGTGAAGGAGCAATGCGGCCGCTTCGAATGGAGTGTTCTGGACTGGAATGAACCGGCAATCGGATTTTACAAATCTATCGGTGCGATTCCTAAAGAGGGATGGATAGGCTATCAGCTTGCCGGAGAAGCCTTGCTGAATTATGGGAAAATCGAGGATGATGAATAATGAGTCTTAAGTTGAAGCCTTTCAGTCCACTTGACGGAAAGAAGGAATGGGAACTGATTCAGAAAATCGGGGAAGGGGAAAACGGATTTATGAACGACGGATTCGGCATCCCTTTTGAATCTTTTGACGGATACATTTTAAAAAATGTCGAAATGTCGAACGGCATCAATCTAAAATCTCATCTTGTACCGCAGACATCTTACTGGCTGACAGACGGGGAGACGCTGATGGGGTATGGAAAAATCCGGCACTACCTGAATGAAGCCCTGTTAAAAAAAGGAGGCCATATAGGATATTGTGTTGCACCGGAATTCAGAGGAGAGGGATACGGGAAAGAGTTGTTAAAGCTCCTACTGGAAAGAGCGAGATATAAAGGGATCGATTCAGCTTTGATTACATGCAGCAGCGGAAATATCAGTTCGCAAAGAGTGATTCAGGCAAACGGGGGTATTCTGCAGAAGGCTGATGAGAATGATCATTGGTACTGGGTTCATTTATAATTCAGAATGTCAGGCGATACTTATACTGATTCAGTATAAGTTATAAAAATCGAATACTTATATCGAATTAATTATAGATAAGTACGATATTTGTTAATTGTACTGCAGAAGAGATATCGACTTCAGGAAATTCAGAGAACTGGATAATAAGTTACGTTATATATACAGAATGGAGAATAGATGTCAATTTTTGAAACAAAAGATAAAATAAAAGACTTTGTTAAAACAGCTACACCTTCAGTTCTTGCTATAAAAGGGGATTGGGGTGTAGGTAAGACATATACTTGGAATCAGGAATTATATAAAAATAAAGCGAATATACAACTTAAAAAGTATTCTTATGTTTCTTTATTTGGTTTAAATTCATTATCTGATTTCAAAAACTCTATTTTCCAAAACTCAATCTCAACAAATATAATTGGCAAAAACCCATCACTAGATTCTTTTAAAGAAAATATTAAGGAATTTTCATTTCTTGGAACAAGAAACTTTATAAGTAAATTTAATAAAACATCTTTTTCAGAAAATTTTGCACCATTTTTAGAATCCCTATCATTTGTTTCAATTAAGGAAACACTGATATGTATTGATGACTTGGAAAGAAGAGGTGATGATTTAAAAATAAAAGATATTCTTGGATTAATATCTATTTTAGTAGAACAGAAAAAATGTAAAATTGTATTAATTTTTAATCATAAGAAAATAGATGATGAAACCTATGACGAATTTAGAGAGAAAGTAATCGATTATGAATTATTATACAATCCTACTCCTTTAGAATGCTCAAACATTGTATTTAACGTTCAAAATGATAATATAGAAAAAATAAAAGACATTACAACTTCATTAAAACTAACAAATATTCGAATACTAATAAAAATTGAAAAAATGTATTATGATTTGGAAAAATATTTGAATAATATTGAAAAAGAAGTAGTTGATCAAATAATAAATACACTTATTATTTCAACTTGC
Encoded here:
- a CDS encoding GNAT family N-acetyltransferase, whose translation is MSLKLKPFSPLDGKKEWELIQKIGEGENGFMNDGFGIPFESFDGYILKNVEMSNGINLKSHLVPQTSYWLTDGETLMGYGKIRHYLNEALLKKGGHIGYCVAPEFRGEGYGKELLKLLLERARYKGIDSALITCSSGNISSQRVIQANGGILQKADENDHWYWVHL
- a CDS encoding GNAT family N-acetyltransferase; this translates as MKYEIRNALESDASQILQFIKELADYEKAPDQVSATVEDIRTSLFGDGATAHALICESEKDAVGFAVYFYNYSTWQGKRGLYLEDLYITPEYRGKGAGGALLKYLARKAVKEQCGRFEWSVLDWNEPAIGFYKSIGAIPKEGWIGYQLAGEALLNYGKIEDDE